One Acidimicrobiales bacterium genomic window, CGACGAGCACGTTGAGCCCGGTGGCCGCCCCGGCCAGGATCATCGCTTCGACCCCGAGGTCCAGCCACTTGCGGTTCCCCGCCTGCGCCGGTCCGAGCCACAGGATGAAGGCAACGAGTGCTCCGAACGGCGCCATGCGCGCAGCCGCCCGCCAGTCCCGGACGCGGTGCCGGGTGGCGGCGCCCACCTACACCTTCTCCACGGCCCGGGTGCCGAACAGGCCGGTCGGCCGGACGGCCAGCGTCACGAGGAACAGGACGAACACGGCGACGAGCTCGTAGCGGCCGCCAGACGGCGACGTGGTGCGGGCCACGGCCGAGACGGCGGCCACCGCGTAGCCGCCGGTCAGCGCCCCGCGCGCCGACCCCAGCCCCCCGAGGACGGCGGCCACGAACGCCTGGAGGCCGAGCAGGAGGCCGTTCTCGAGCCGGACGAAGACCTTGGGGGCCAGGAGGACGGCGGCGACAGCCGCCAGGGCTCCGGCCAGGGCGAAGGTGGCCGTGACGACGGCCGAGGTGTCGACGCCGACCAGGGCCGCCGCCTCCCGGTCCTGGGCGACGGCGCGCACGGCCCGTCCGGCCGCCGTGCGCCGCAGCGTGACGTCGAGGCCGACGACGAGAGCGAGAGCGGCGGCGACGACCACGGCGTCGGTCGGCGTCACCGCCACCCCGGCCACCCGCCACACCCGCCAGCCGGCCAGCGAACCGACCAGCGGCGGCAGGGCGTGGGGCGAGGCGTCCACACCGAGGCGCACGAGATCGACGGCCACCAGGCCGGCGGCGAAGGTGGTGAGCACCCACCCGATGTCGGTGGCCGGGTCGAAGCGCCCGAGGGGCCGCAGCGCGACCGACTCGACCACCACACCTGCCACCGCCGTCCCCGCCACGACCACCACGAAGGCCACCGACACGGGCAGCCCGGCCCGGCTCAGCGCGAAGGCCCCGTACCCCGCGACCACGAACAACGGCCCGTGGGCGAAGTTGATGATCCCCGTGGAGGAGAAGACCAGGCTGTAGCCGAGCGCCACCAATGCCAGGGCCGAGCCCACCGTGGCGGTCGACACGATCACCTGCACGACGTCCGTCACGGCGAGCCTCGGGGCCCGCCGGCGGACAGGCTCAGTGGATCCTGCACTCGGGCACCAGGCCTCCGTCGCGCCGCGTGCACTGCGTGCCGTAGCCCTGCCCGAGGATCTGCGCCACCAGCGCAGGGTGGGCCCGGCGGTTGGACTCGAGGGTGGGCCGCACGAGCTGCGTGGGACCGGCCGGTGTGGCCGCGAAGGGGTGACCCGGCGACCACTCGACGCCGAGCTGGTAGGGCGGATCGGTGGGGGCCGGCCCGGAGGCGCCCCGCTCCATCGTCACGATGGCGACCTCGTCGGGCGTGCGGGCCAGGTGGCGGTCCCGGGTGAAGCCGAACTCCAGCGATGCGAACGTGACGGGGCCCGCCTCCTCCATCCCCCGGACGACCTTGGCCCGGTCGGTGGAGCCGGCCTTGCGCACGCCGGCCAGCAGCGCGGCCAGCGCGTCGGGCGCCGACTCCTCCCCTCCAGTGGGCTCGCGGCCGAGGTACTTGCGCATCCACCCTCCGATGGCGAAGGACGGCAGGTAGACCAGACCCCCGACGTGCCAGGCGGTGACGGTGCCGACCCGCGCCTTGTCGCCGGCCAGCTCCACCCAGCTCCGATCCCCCGTTCCGGGCGGGGACCCGAAAACGTGCGGGTGCCAGCCGGCGTCGCGCCCGCGCTTGGCCGCCGGAGTGTCGACGTAGGCGGCGCCCAGGTCATGGAGTTGCGACACGACGCCCGCCGTGTTGGTGTTCAGCCCGTCGATGTAGAGGACCTCCGGCCGGCCCTCGCGCAGGCGCTGGAGCTGGGGTCCGTAGTCGGAGTCCACCAGAGAGAACGTCTCCACCCCCGTGATCTCGATCCCGGCCCGTGTGAACGACTCCTCGAAGCGGGCTCTCGCCGTCGCGCCGGGGTCCAGCAGCGCGTCGTACATGTAGGCGGCCGTGCGGTAGCCGCGGTCCGCCGCCGCATACGTGGCCAGCACCGACTTGGCGTAGCGGTCGGGAAGGAGGATCTGGAACACCGACCGCCCGGCCCGGTCGCCGTCGGGATAGAGGTGGCCCGAGGAGAAGGGATCGTTGAAGACGGCCACCAGCGGCATCTGGTCGCGCTTGACCTGTGGGAGGGCCTGGCTGAAGCCCACCGCTCCGCACCACAGGATGCCGACGACCCCTTTGCTGGCCAGGTCTGCGTACACGCGCGGCCCGGCCGCCGGATCGATTCCGGTGTCGCGCTGGACCAGTTCGACCTTGCGCCCGCCCACGCCACCCGTGCTGTTCACCTGGCGGACGGCTGCGTCGAGCGAGCGGTCGACGATGGCCCCGAGGAAGGCGCCGACCCCCGAGAAGGGCGCCACCACGCCGATCCGCAGCGTGTCCGACGCGCCGCCGCGACCACCCGTGGCGGGGCCGGCGCTCCCGGGCGGGCCGTCGTCGCCATGGGCGCAGGAGACGAGCAACGCCGGGACGCCGGCGGCCGCCGCAGCAGCCAGGCCGGCATGTCCCGCCCACTGGAGGAACCGTCGCCGGGAGACTGCGCAGCCGCTTCCCGGCCGCGGCGGCGGGCGCACCCGTGGACCTACGACAGGCTCTCGAGCCCGGCCGTGAGGCGCCCGGCGTGGCTGCGCTCGGCCCGGGCCACCGTGTCGAACCAGTCGGCCACGTCGTCGAAGCCTTCCTCGCGGGCGACGCGCGCGTACAGGGGATAGGCCTCGGTGTACTCGCGGGTCTCCGCCTCGATGGACTGCTTGAGGTTGTCCTCGGTGGAGGCGCCGTCGTCCTCGTCGCCCGGCCCGCCGAAGAGGTAGTCGAGGTGGCCGAAGGCGTGGTTGTTCTCCCCTTCCGCCAGCGACCGGAACAACGTGGCGATGTCCGGGTACCCCTCGGCCTCGGCTCGCTGGGCGAAGTACAGGAACCTCCCGTTCGCCTCGCTCTCCGAGGCGAAAGCCTTGCGGAGGTTGGCCTCGGTGCGGGAGCCGTCGAGCTTCACCATCCCTCGACCCTAACGAAGCCGGTCGGGTCGGCGGCGACGGCCCCGTAGGATGCCCGCGATGACGACCACCGAGGAGGACCTGCACGAGGACGTCAACCCGTCCCGTCAGCGTCTCGCCCTCGGGCTCGCCGTCCTCGTCACCGTCCCGGGTGTCGCCCTGCGCATCGGTGACGGCCACCTCGCCGACCCGCTGGCGGCGCTGCTGTTCGGGCTGGCCATCGTGGGTGCCGCCTTCCTCCTCTCGTGGGCGGCCGAGGTCGCCCAGCTCGACATCTCGGCGGGGATGGCCATCGCCCTCCTCGCCTTCATCGCCGTGCTCCCCGAGTACGCCGTCGACCTCGTGTTCGCCATCAAGGGCGGCAACGCCTTCGAGCAGACGGGCCGCGAGTGCCTGGCGCCGGGAGGCGGCGAGTCGCCGTGCGGGCTGGCGCTGGCCAACATGACCGGCGCCAACCGTCTCCTGATCGGCGTGGGCTGGAGCGTCGTCGGCTTCATCGCCTACCGCCAGTGGAAGAAGCGCGGGCTGGCCGACAGAGGCAGGGAGATCCGCCTCGAACGATCGCACTCGGTGGAACTGGCCTTCCTGGTGGTCGCCACCATGTACTCGCTGACGTTGCCGATGAAGCGGTCGATCACCTTGTTCGACGCCGGTGTCCTCGTCACGATCTTCGTCGTGTACACCGTCCGGATCTCGCGGGCCCCTGCCGAGGAACCGCACCTCGTCGGTCCCGCTCGCTGGGTCGGGTGCTTCGGGGTGCGGAACCGGCGCCTCACCGTCGCCGCCCTCTTCCTGTTCGCGGCGTCCGTCATCCTGCTGTGCGCCGAGCACTTCGCCGAGGCGCTGGTGGCGTCAGGCCACTCCCTCGGCGTCAGCGAGTTCCTGCTCGTGCAGTGGCTGGCGCCGCTGGCCTCCGAGGCGCCCGAGCTCCTGGTGGCGTGCCTGTACGCGTGGCGGCTCAACACCAACGCCGCCCTCGGCACGCTGGTGTCGTCCAAGGTCAACCAGTGGACGCTGCTCGTCGGCACCCTGCCCATCGCCTTCGCCGTCGCCTCCGGCGGTACCCACGGCCTGCCCATCGTCGGCAACCAGCGCGAGGAGCTGTTCCTCACCGCGTCCCAGTCGGCGTTCGCAGTGTCCATCCTGGTGAACCTGTCGATGTCGCTGAAGGAAGCCGGCCTGCTGTTCGTCCTGTTCATGGTGCAGTTCGTGGCCGGCGCCGTCGGGCCGCAGTCGATCCACGACGAGGTGCGCATCGCCACCGGCGTCGTCTACTTGGGGCTGGCCGCCGCCCTGCTGTTCCGGTCCCGCAAGCAGGTCCCGGTGCTGTTGAACGACGGCTTCCGCACGTCGTACGCGGTGATGAGCGCCGAGGGCTGACACGGTGACCGGGGCCTTCGCCCGGGCGGCCGCCCTCGACCGGATGACGTCGGAGCACTACGACGTGCTGGTCATCGGGGGCGGCATCACGGGGGCGGGCGTGGCGCTCGACGCCGCCGCCCGGGGCCTGCGCACCGCGCTGCTGGAGCGCAGGGACTTCGCCGCGGGGACCTCGTCGAAGTCGTCCAAGCTCGTGCACGGCGGGCTGCGGTACCTCCAGCAGCGCGAGCTGCGACTGGTGCGGGCCAACCTGGCCGAGCGGCAGCGCCTGCTGGCGAACGCCCCCCACCTGGTCCGGCCCCTGGCCTTCGTCGTGCCCCTCCTCGGCGCCGGAGGGGTGGTCAGCGAGGCCCTGGCCCGCGGCTATTCCACCGCCCTGTGGGCCTACGACCTCAGCGGCGGCGTGCGCATCGGGCACCGCCACCGGCGGCTGCCGCCCGGCGACGTCCTCGCCGCGCTGCCAGCCCTGGCCCGGGGCCGGGTCGCCTCCGGGTTCGAGTACCACGACGCCTTCGCCGACGATGCCCGCCTCACGCTGGCCGTGGTGCGCACCGCCGTCCTCGACCACGGGGCGGTGGCAGCCAACCACGCCCCGGTCGCCGGCCTGCTGTCGGGCGGCGGCCGTGTCCACGGAGCCGTCCTCGAGGACGGCTCCGAGGTGCGGGCCGGCGTGGTGGTCAACGCCGCCGGCGTGTGGGCCGACCAGGTCGACGCCCTGCACCGCGGTGACCGTCACCCCATGCTGCGCCCGGCCAAGGGGATCCACGTCACCGTCGAGCGCTCGCGGCTCCCTGTCGGCACCGCCGCCGTCCTTCCGGTGCCGGGCGACGGGCGGTCGATCTTCGTCGTGCCGTGGGGCGACCGGGTGTACATCGGCACCACCGACACCGAGTACGCCGGGGCGCTCGACGACCCGCCGTGCACGGCCGACGACGTGGCCTACCTGCTCGCCGCCGCCAACGCCGCCGTGGCCGAGCCGCTGCGGCCCTCCGACGTGGTCGGCACGTGGGCCGGGCTCCGGCCCCTCCTCGACGACGTGCGGTCGAAGCGCACCTCGGACCTGTCCCGGCGCCACCGCGTCACCGCCGACGCCAACATGGTCACCGTCACCGGCGGCAAGCTCACGACGTACCGGAGGATGGCGGCCGACGCCGTCGACCGGGTGGTGGCCATCCTCGGGCGAGGGGCACGCCGGAGCCCCACGGCGAAGATCCGCCTGCACGGGTCCCTGCCATCCGATCCGCCCGGCGCAGGGCCACTCGACGCCGCCGCGGCCGCCCACCTGGCGTCCCGGTACGGCAGCGAGGCGAGCATCGTCGCCGCGCTGGTGGCTGCCGATCCCGACCTGGCCCGCCCCCTGGTCCCCGGGCTGCCGTACCTGCGGGCCGAGGCCGTCCACGCCGCCCGGGCCGAGATGGCCCACACCCTCGACGACGTCCTGAGCCGACGGACCCGCGCCCGCATCCTGGCCCGCGACGCGTCGTCGGCGGCGGCGACCGACGTGGCCCGCCTGCTGGCGCCCGAGCTGGGATGGTCGCCTGCACGTGCGGCCGACGAGGCGGCCGCGTACGTGGCCGCCTCGTCGGCCGAGCGGGCTGCCGCCGGCCTGGCGCCCACCGTGGCCGGGCCGTCCCAGTGACGTCGCCGGCGCCGATGGACGAGCGTCTCGGCGGGATCCGGGTCGAGGTGGACGACGCCCTCGCGCAGCGCCTGGCCGCCATCTGCCCGGTGGATGCCGGCGACCAGGCGAGGAGCGACCACGGGCGGGACTGGTGGCCGCTGGCCATGCGGTGGTCGGGCGAGGGGGCGGTACCGGCCCTGCCGGCCGTGGTCGTGCGTCCCGACGACGCGGAGCAGCTCGCCGCCGTGCTGTCCGTGTGCTCCGAGGCGCGCGTGCCGGTCACGCCCGCTGCCGGCCGCAGTGGCGTGTGCGGGGGCAGCGTCCCCGTCTTCGGGGGGGTGTCGCTCGACCTGTGCGGACTGTCCGGCCTCACCGAGGTGGACGATCGGTCCCTGGTCGTCGTCGCCGCCGCCGGGACCAACGGGCAGGCGCTCGAGGACGAGCTGCGCAGCGAGCACGGGCTCACCCTCGGCCACCGGCCGCAGTCCATCGCCCTCTCGACGGTCGGCGGGTGGCTGGCCTGCCGGTCCGCCGGCCAGTACTCCACCCGCTATGGCAAGGTCGAGGACATGGTCGCCGGGATGCAGGTGGTGCTGGCCGGCGGGACGCTGATCCGCACCGGCGGGCGGGCTCCCCGTTCCGCCACCGGCCCCGATCTCGACCAGTTGTTCGTGGGCAGCGAGGGCACCCTCGGGGTCATCACCGAGGCGACGCTGCGGGTCGCACCCGTGCCCCCGGCCGAGCGGCGGGCCGCCTTCGGCTTCGCGTCGTTCGAGGAGGGTCTCGACGCCTGCCGCCGGATTTTGCGCCGGGGTGCCACGCCCGCCGCCCTGCGCCTCTACGACCGGACCGAGTCCGGCCGCAGCTTCTCGGTGGACGGCCGAGCCGTCCTCCTCGTCCTCGACGAGGCCGAACCCCGCCTGGCCGACGCCGTGCTGCACGTCGTCGGCGAGGAGTGCTCGGCCGCCGAGCGCCTCGACGACGCACTCGTCGACCACTGGCTGGCCCATCGCGACGACGTGTCCGCGCTGGTCGCCGTGGTCGCGTCGGGGATCGTGGGCGACACGTGCGAGGTGGCGGCCCGATGGTCGGCCCTTCCCGTGCTGTACCGCTCGGCCCTCGCCGCCCTGGAGACGGTCCCGGGCACCATCGTGGCGTCGGCCCACCACTCCCACGCCTATCGGGACGGGGCGTGCCTCTACCTCACCTTCGGGGGCTGGCGGGAGGGCGACGGGGCCGGGGACGCGTACTACGTGGAGGCGTGGGACGCCGTCAGCGAGGCCGTGCTCGCTGCCGGTGGCGCCATCAGCCACCATCACGGCGTGGGGCTCACCCGCGCCCGCTTCCTGCGCTCGGCCCTGGGTGACGCGTTCGACACGCTGGTCGCGGTCAAGGCCGCCCTCGATCCGAACGGCATCATGAACCCGGGCAAGCTCGGCCTCCCGTCACCGTGGGGCGACCCGGCGTGGCCGTGAGACGGGGCGGCGGCGGTCTCGACTGGCGGGCGGTGGCCGACGGAGCCGTCATCACGGTGGCCGTCACCATGCCGCCGACGATCCTGGTCCGCCTCCTGAAGGACACCGACCTCGGCGGCCAGGAGTCGAACCTGTGGTTCGTCCCGCTGCTGGCGCTGCTCCTCGGCAGCGCGCTGGGAGGGCACCGGGCGGCCAGGCGCCGCCTCGACGCACCGCTCAAGCACGCGGCGGCGGCGGCCGCAGCCGGCTTCGCGGTGATGGCGGCCGTTGCCCTCGGCCGCCGCCTGGTCACGGGCGACGGCATCACCGTGCCCCTGGTGGTGACCCTCCTGCTCCTCCTGCAGATCACCGTGTCGCTCGCCATCATCGGCGGCTACGTGGCCATCCGTCGCGAGGCCGCC contains:
- a CDS encoding branched-chain amino acid ABC transporter permease; translation: MTDVVQVIVSTATVGSALALVALGYSLVFSSTGIINFAHGPLFVVAGYGAFALSRAGLPVSVAFVVVVAGTAVAGVVVESVALRPLGRFDPATDIGWVLTTFAAGLVAVDLVRLGVDASPHALPPLVGSLAGWRVWRVAGVAVTPTDAVVVAAALALVVGLDVTLRRTAAGRAVRAVAQDREAAALVGVDTSAVVTATFALAGALAAVAAVLLAPKVFVRLENGLLLGLQAFVAAVLGGLGSARGALTGGYAVAAVSAVARTTSPSGGRYELVAVFVLFLVTLAVRPTGLFGTRAVEKV
- a CDS encoding ABC transporter substrate-binding protein, translated to MRPPPRPGSGCAVSRRRFLQWAGHAGLAAAAAAGVPALLVSCAHGDDGPPGSAGPATGGRGGASDTLRIGVVAPFSGVGAFLGAIVDRSLDAAVRQVNSTGGVGGRKVELVQRDTGIDPAAGPRVYADLASKGVVGILWCGAVGFSQALPQVKRDQMPLVAVFNDPFSSGHLYPDGDRAGRSVFQILLPDRYAKSVLATYAAADRGYRTAAYMYDALLDPGATARARFEESFTRAGIEITGVETFSLVDSDYGPQLQRLREGRPEVLYIDGLNTNTAGVVSQLHDLGAAYVDTPAAKRGRDAGWHPHVFGSPPGTGDRSWVELAGDKARVGTVTAWHVGGLVYLPSFAIGGWMRKYLGREPTGGEESAPDALAALLAGVRKAGSTDRAKVVRGMEEAGPVTFASLEFGFTRDRHLARTPDEVAIVTMERGASGPAPTDPPYQLGVEWSPGHPFAATPAGPTQLVRPTLESNRRAHPALVAQILGQGYGTQCTRRDGGLVPECRIH
- a CDS encoding rubrerythrin family protein, whose amino-acid sequence is MVKLDGSRTEANLRKAFASESEANGRFLYFAQRAEAEGYPDIATLFRSLAEGENNHAFGHLDYLFGGPGDEDDGASTEDNLKQSIEAETREYTEAYPLYARVAREEGFDDVADWFDTVARAERSHAGRLTAGLESLS
- a CDS encoding glycerol-3-phosphate dehydrogenase/oxidase, whose amino-acid sequence is MTGAFARAAALDRMTSEHYDVLVIGGGITGAGVALDAAARGLRTALLERRDFAAGTSSKSSKLVHGGLRYLQQRELRLVRANLAERQRLLANAPHLVRPLAFVVPLLGAGGVVSEALARGYSTALWAYDLSGGVRIGHRHRRLPPGDVLAALPALARGRVASGFEYHDAFADDARLTLAVVRTAVLDHGAVAANHAPVAGLLSGGGRVHGAVLEDGSEVRAGVVVNAAGVWADQVDALHRGDRHPMLRPAKGIHVTVERSRLPVGTAAVLPVPGDGRSIFVVPWGDRVYIGTTDTEYAGALDDPPCTADDVAYLLAAANAAVAEPLRPSDVVGTWAGLRPLLDDVRSKRTSDLSRRHRVTADANMVTVTGGKLTTYRRMAADAVDRVVAILGRGARRSPTAKIRLHGSLPSDPPGAGPLDAAAAAHLASRYGSEASIVAALVAADPDLARPLVPGLPYLRAEAVHAARAEMAHTLDDVLSRRTRARILARDASSAAATDVARLLAPELGWSPARAADEAAAYVAASSAERAAAGLAPTVAGPSQ
- a CDS encoding FAD-binding oxidoreductase, translated to MDERLGGIRVEVDDALAQRLAAICPVDAGDQARSDHGRDWWPLAMRWSGEGAVPALPAVVVRPDDAEQLAAVLSVCSEARVPVTPAAGRSGVCGGSVPVFGGVSLDLCGLSGLTEVDDRSLVVVAAAGTNGQALEDELRSEHGLTLGHRPQSIALSTVGGWLACRSAGQYSTRYGKVEDMVAGMQVVLAGGTLIRTGGRAPRSATGPDLDQLFVGSEGTLGVITEATLRVAPVPPAERRAAFGFASFEEGLDACRRILRRGATPAALRLYDRTESGRSFSVDGRAVLLVLDEAEPRLADAVLHVVGEECSAAERLDDALVDHWLAHRDDVSALVAVVASGIVGDTCEVAARWSALPVLYRSALAALETVPGTIVASAHHSHAYRDGACLYLTFGGWREGDGAGDAYYVEAWDAVSEAVLAAGGAISHHHGVGLTRARFLRSALGDAFDTLVAVKAALDPNGIMNPGKLGLPSPWGDPAWP